A genomic region of Streptomyces sp. R33 contains the following coding sequences:
- a CDS encoding RICIN domain-containing protein, whose product MGLTLGVPGVLGPYLLFVQADSEAATLDSDAYYEVVSVRSDKVLDVPGADASDGAWTRQQSRVAGAASQQWRLKPTRDGYYELENRSSKKVLGVRGASRQSAAAVEQQSDHGAAAQQWKIEDVGGAAVKIVSRSSGMVLDVWGGSRGDGVPLIQYADQGSSNQRWKLVRVGGPAGYTWHNAQIVGGGFVTGLVFNPARKDLLYARTDIGGAYRWDATAARWTPLTDWIGGADWNLLGIESLATDPVDPNRLYLASGTYTNDWAGNGAILRSSDQGRTFQRTDLPFKLGGNEDGRSMGERLVVDPSDHRTLYLGTRKNGLWRSTDYGVTWSQVAGFPVKDGASSGVGLSFVTFGPSGSRTIYVGVADKTTSLYRSTDGGSTWQAVPGQPKGQLPQHGVLSGDGSLYLTYTNAPGPNGVTAGSVWKYTPSTGGWQNISPSSGGYGFAGLSVDPQHPSTVMVTTLDRWWPSDEIYRSVDGGASWKALGATSVRDSSAAPYVGTGIGHWMGALAIDPFDSGHVLYGTGSGMWGSNDVTAVDTGQATHWTIPAKGLEETATLGLIKPPGLPLISALGDVSGFRHEDLTKVPSKALSGPLFTNTTGIDFAQSKPQFMVRVGLGGAQHGAYSTDGGADWAPFAAAPVPDAGGGSVAVSADGATVVWTPAGQVPFYSTNRGSTWAAASGLPKDAAVVADRSAANTFYALSGGTLYVSTDGGKHFTARATGLGAGELKAVPGIPGDLWIAGAGSGLLHSTDGGKSFGKLGGVEQATAVGFGKPAPGAGYQALYLSGKVKGVAGLFRSTDGGSAWVRINDDQHQFGGSAISVISGDPDVYGRVYLGGYGRGVVYGDLS is encoded by the coding sequence ATGGGTCTGACGCTGGGTGTGCCCGGTGTGCTCGGCCCCTACCTGCTGTTCGTGCAGGCCGACTCGGAGGCCGCGACGTTGGATTCCGACGCCTACTACGAAGTGGTGTCCGTGCGCAGCGACAAGGTGCTGGACGTGCCAGGTGCGGACGCCTCGGACGGCGCCTGGACCCGGCAGCAGAGCCGCGTGGCCGGTGCCGCGAGTCAGCAATGGCGGCTGAAGCCGACGCGGGACGGCTACTACGAGCTGGAGAACCGCAGCAGCAAGAAGGTCCTCGGTGTGCGGGGTGCGTCCAGACAGTCGGCGGCAGCCGTCGAGCAGCAGTCCGACCACGGTGCCGCTGCGCAGCAGTGGAAGATCGAGGACGTCGGCGGCGCAGCGGTGAAAATCGTCTCCCGGAGCAGCGGCATGGTGCTGGACGTGTGGGGTGGTTCCCGCGGCGACGGCGTGCCGCTCATCCAGTACGCGGATCAGGGCAGCAGCAATCAGCGGTGGAAGCTGGTGAGGGTGGGCGGCCCGGCCGGGTACACCTGGCACAACGCGCAGATCGTCGGTGGCGGGTTCGTCACCGGGCTGGTCTTCAACCCCGCCCGCAAGGACCTGCTGTACGCGCGGACCGACATCGGCGGCGCCTACCGTTGGGACGCGACCGCCGCACGCTGGACCCCCTTGACCGACTGGATCGGCGGAGCCGACTGGAACCTGCTGGGGATCGAGAGCCTGGCGACCGACCCGGTCGACCCGAACCGCCTGTACCTCGCGAGCGGCACCTACACCAACGACTGGGCCGGCAACGGCGCGATCCTGCGCTCCTCCGACCAGGGCAGGACCTTCCAGCGCACCGACCTGCCGTTCAAACTGGGCGGCAACGAGGACGGCCGGTCCATGGGCGAGCGGCTGGTGGTGGACCCGTCCGACCACCGCACGCTCTACCTGGGTACCCGCAAGAACGGGCTCTGGCGCAGCACCGATTACGGCGTGACGTGGAGCCAGGTCGCCGGCTTCCCCGTGAAGGACGGTGCGAGCAGCGGAGTCGGTCTCTCCTTCGTGACCTTCGGCCCGTCCGGCAGCCGGACGATCTACGTCGGGGTGGCCGACAAGACCACCTCGCTGTACCGCTCCACCGACGGCGGCAGCACCTGGCAGGCCGTGCCCGGCCAGCCGAAGGGGCAGCTGCCGCAGCACGGAGTGCTGTCCGGTGACGGCTCGCTGTACCTGACCTACACCAACGCGCCGGGCCCGAACGGCGTGACGGCTGGTTCGGTATGGAAGTACACGCCGTCCACCGGAGGCTGGCAGAACATCTCGCCGTCCAGCGGCGGTTACGGCTTCGCGGGCCTGTCGGTCGATCCGCAGCACCCGTCCACGGTCATGGTCACCACGCTGGACCGCTGGTGGCCCTCGGACGAGATCTACCGGTCGGTCGACGGCGGCGCTTCTTGGAAGGCGCTCGGCGCGACCTCGGTGCGGGACAGCTCTGCGGCGCCCTACGTGGGCACCGGCATCGGTCACTGGATGGGCGCCCTGGCCATCGACCCCTTCGATTCCGGTCACGTGCTGTACGGCACCGGATCGGGGATGTGGGGCAGCAACGACGTGACCGCGGTGGACACCGGGCAGGCGACGCACTGGACCATCCCGGCCAAGGGCCTGGAGGAGACCGCGACGCTCGGACTGATCAAGCCCCCCGGTCTTCCCCTGATCAGTGCCCTCGGCGATGTCAGCGGTTTCCGGCACGAGGACCTGACCAAGGTCCCCTCCAAGGCGCTCTCCGGACCGTTGTTCACCAACACCACCGGTATCGACTTCGCCCAGTCGAAGCCGCAGTTCATGGTGCGGGTCGGTCTCGGCGGCGCGCAGCACGGCGCCTATTCGACCGACGGCGGAGCCGACTGGGCACCGTTCGCCGCGGCGCCGGTGCCCGACGCGGGCGGCGGTTCCGTGGCCGTCTCGGCGGACGGCGCCACCGTGGTGTGGACCCCCGCGGGGCAGGTTCCGTTCTACTCGACCAACCGTGGCTCGACCTGGGCGGCGGCCTCCGGTCTGCCCAAGGACGCGGCCGTGGTGGCCGACCGTTCGGCGGCGAACACCTTCTACGCCCTCAGCGGCGGCACCTTGTACGTCTCCACCGATGGCGGGAAGCACTTCACCGCCCGGGCCACCGGCCTGGGCGCCGGGGAGCTCAAGGCGGTTCCCGGCATCCCCGGTGACCTGTGGATCGCCGGCGCGGGCAGCGGACTGCTGCACTCCACCGACGGGGGGAAGAGCTTCGGCAAGCTGGGCGGCGTGGAGCAGGCGACCGCCGTCGGCTTCGGCAAGCCGGCCCCGGGCGCCGGGTACCAGGCGCTCTACCTCAGTGGGAAGGTGAAGGGCGTCGCAGGGCTGTTCCGTTCCACCGACGGCGGCTCGGCCTGGGTCCGGATCAACGACGACCAGCACCAGTTCGGCGGCAGCGCCATCAGCGTCATCAGCGGCGACCCCGACGTGTACGGGCGGGTCTACCTGGGCGGCTACGGCCGTGGCGTGGTCTACGGCGACCTGTCCTGA
- a CDS encoding SigE family RNA polymerase sigma factor — MVPDDASAEFHDFFERHYAGLARFAHLLTGESDGGDDLAADALIALWQRWDRLRQAEYPLAYARGVVANLARSRIRSAVRERRRIALFWSRGVEPSDGPDVASVVDVRTALARLPFRKRACVVLRHAFDLSEKDTALALGISVGTVKSQTSKGMAELERMLGNTGASGELLTGRRSR; from the coding sequence ATGGTCCCCGATGACGCGTCCGCGGAGTTCCACGACTTCTTCGAACGCCACTACGCCGGACTCGCCCGGTTCGCCCATCTCCTGACGGGCGAGTCGGACGGCGGCGACGATCTGGCCGCGGACGCCCTGATCGCCCTGTGGCAGCGCTGGGACCGGCTGCGCCAGGCCGAGTACCCCCTCGCCTACGCCCGTGGCGTCGTCGCCAACCTGGCCCGGTCACGGATCCGCAGCGCGGTGCGCGAGCGCCGCCGGATCGCCCTGTTCTGGTCCCGCGGCGTGGAGCCGTCGGACGGTCCGGACGTGGCCTCCGTGGTGGACGTCCGTACCGCTCTCGCCCGGTTGCCCTTCCGGAAGCGGGCATGCGTGGTCCTGCGGCACGCCTTCGACCTGTCGGAGAAGGACACCGCGCTGGCGCTCGGCATATCCGTCGGTACGGTGAAGAGCCAGACCTCGAAGGGGATGGCCGAACTGGAACGGATGCTGGGCAACACAGGAGCGTCCGGGGAACTTTTGACGGGGAGGAGGAGCCGTTGA
- a CDS encoding expansin EXLX1 family cellulose-binding protein yields MRGATVLLTIVGVLACLVTTMRPGPKAEAGGEVRADVAATAATGAGATPQAPTSPAPSTDSSRAAPTPTATTGTTAAAPPPSAEAPPKSASTTAPSAGRIQPGTTYSGVATAYAAADGNGACLFGPSDDLMIAAMNTTDYESSRACGAYVRVRAASGASITVRITNECPLPCAPGQLDLSEQAFAKLADPKLGRIPITWSLLSPSAPGTMSIRYKTGSSPHWCGIQVIGHRNPVVRLEVRTTKGWRKLPRTDYNYFLSADGSGCGGAMRITDIYGEQLTVEGTALLPNVAQPTRVQFAPR; encoded by the coding sequence ATGAGGGGCGCGACGGTGCTGCTGACCATCGTGGGGGTCCTCGCCTGCCTGGTGACGACCATGCGCCCCGGCCCCAAGGCGGAGGCCGGGGGCGAGGTCAGGGCCGACGTGGCGGCCACCGCCGCCACCGGGGCGGGAGCCACGCCCCAGGCCCCGACGAGCCCAGCGCCCTCGACGGACAGCTCGCGAGCGGCGCCCACCCCGACCGCGACCACGGGGACGACCGCCGCGGCGCCACCGCCTTCGGCGGAAGCGCCCCCGAAGTCGGCGTCGACCACGGCGCCGTCGGCAGGACGCATCCAGCCGGGTACCACCTACAGCGGCGTCGCCACCGCCTACGCCGCCGCCGACGGCAACGGCGCATGCCTGTTCGGCCCGAGCGACGACCTCATGATCGCGGCCATGAACACCACCGACTACGAGTCGTCCAGGGCGTGCGGCGCTTACGTGCGCGTCCGCGCAGCGAGCGGCGCCTCGATCACGGTCCGGATCACCAACGAATGCCCACTGCCCTGCGCACCCGGACAACTGGACCTCAGCGAACAGGCGTTCGCGAAACTGGCCGATCCCAAGCTCGGCCGTATTCCGATCACCTGGAGCCTGCTGAGCCCCTCAGCCCCCGGCACGATGTCCATCCGGTACAAAACGGGGTCCAGCCCCCACTGGTGCGGCATCCAGGTGATCGGCCACCGGAATCCGGTCGTACGGCTGGAGGTGCGCACCACCAAGGGCTGGCGGAAACTTCCTCGTACCGACTACAACTACTTCCTCTCCGCCGACGGCAGCGGGTGCGGCGGCGCGATGAGGATCACCGACATCTACGGAGAGCAGCTGACGGTCGAGGGGACCGCGCTGCTGCCGAACGTCGCACAACCGACCCGGGTCCAGTTCGCCCCGCGCTGA
- the mmsB gene encoding multiple monosaccharide ABC transporter permease: protein MAQTKTTSDTTPSTPGTGQRPSAGAVLARALRGNLRQYGMLLALALIVLLFQFWTDGILLQPLNITNLIQQNGYILILAIGMMIVIIAGHIDLSVGSLAAFVGAAAAVMMVEHKMAWPVALVAALLIGALAGAWQGFWIAYLGIPSFIVTLAGMLLFRGGTQILLQGQSVAPFPKGFQNISSGFLPAVGPHTNYHNLTLLLGLVVLAVAILQEVRGRRRAASYGLEPLPVGLFLVKLGAITAAVVAFTLLLASYHGVPIVLLILGVLLVGFGYVMRNSILGRHTYAIGGNEAAARLSGVNSKRVVFLAFVNMGVLAALAGMVFAARLNAGTPQAGINFELEAIAAAFIGGASASGGVGTVLGALTGGLVLGVLNNGMSLVGVGTDYQQVIKGLVLLAAVGFDVYNKRKAGA, encoded by the coding sequence ATGGCCCAGACCAAGACCACCTCGGACACCACGCCCAGCACACCGGGCACCGGCCAACGACCGTCGGCCGGTGCCGTACTCGCCCGAGCATTGCGCGGCAACCTGCGCCAGTACGGGATGCTGCTCGCACTGGCGCTGATCGTGCTGCTGTTCCAGTTCTGGACGGACGGCATCCTGCTCCAGCCGCTCAACATCACCAATCTGATCCAGCAGAACGGCTACATCCTCATCCTGGCCATCGGCATGATGATCGTCATCATCGCCGGGCACATCGACCTGTCGGTCGGGTCGCTCGCCGCCTTCGTCGGGGCGGCCGCGGCGGTGATGATGGTCGAGCACAAGATGGCGTGGCCCGTGGCGCTGGTGGCAGCTCTGCTGATCGGGGCTCTCGCCGGAGCCTGGCAGGGGTTCTGGATCGCCTATCTCGGGATCCCCTCGTTCATCGTCACGCTGGCCGGCATGCTGCTGTTCCGCGGTGGGACCCAGATCCTCCTGCAGGGCCAGTCGGTGGCGCCGTTCCCCAAGGGCTTCCAGAACATCAGCAGCGGCTTCCTCCCCGCCGTCGGCCCCCACACCAACTACCACAACCTCACCCTGCTGCTGGGCCTCGTGGTCTTGGCCGTCGCGATCCTGCAGGAGGTGCGCGGACGGCGGCGGGCCGCCTCGTACGGGCTGGAACCGCTCCCGGTAGGGCTGTTCCTCGTGAAGCTCGGCGCGATCACCGCGGCCGTGGTGGCCTTCACGCTGCTGCTGGCCAGCTACCACGGCGTGCCGATCGTCCTGCTGATCCTCGGCGTCCTGCTCGTCGGCTTCGGATACGTGATGCGCAACTCGATCCTCGGCCGGCACACCTACGCCATCGGCGGCAACGAGGCCGCAGCGAGGCTGTCCGGGGTGAACAGCAAGCGGGTCGTCTTCCTCGCCTTCGTGAACATGGGCGTCCTCGCGGCCCTGGCCGGGATGGTCTTCGCCGCGCGGCTCAACGCCGGTACGCCGCAGGCCGGCATCAACTTCGAGTTGGAGGCGATCGCCGCAGCCTTCATCGGCGGCGCCTCCGCGAGCGGCGGTGTGGGTACCGTCCTCGGTGCGCTCACCGGCGGTCTGGTGCTGGGCGTGCTGAACAACGGCATGTCGCTGGTCGGCGTGGGTACCGACTACCAGCAGGTGATCAAGGGCCTGGTACTGCTGGCGGCCGTCGGCTTCGACGTCTACAACAAGCGCAAGGCAGGGGCCTGA
- the mmsA gene encoding multiple monosaccharide ABC transporter ATP-binding protein, translated as MARPVLEMRSISKTFPGVKALSEVNLTVGAGEVHAVCGENGAGKSTLMKVLSGVYPHGGYQGDIYFEGEPCRFRDIRASEQRGIVIIHQELALVPYLSIAENIFLGNEHATRGVISWHRTLTHAATLIRQVGLEESPHTRIADLGVGKQQLVEIAKALAKKVKLLILDEPTAALNDEDSRKLLDLILELKAQGISCILISHKLNEIARVADAVTILRDGRTIETIAIGPEGISEERIIRGMVGRDLEHRYPERQPYSAPGAEMGEVAFEIEDWSVQHPIDHRRKVVDGVSLNVRRGEIAGIAGLMGAGRTELAMSVFGRSYGRWTGGRVRLHGREVRTRTVPEAIGHGIAYVTEDRKQLGLNLSDDISRNISLSALGKVARRGWVDRHEEARIAESFRRTMNIKAPSVFAETGKLSGGNQQKVVLSKWIFAEPEVLILDEPTRGIDIGAKAEIYTVIAELAAQGKTVLVISSELPELLGLCDRIYTMAEGRITGEVSRADATQESLMRLMTMSAASPDKQV; from the coding sequence ATGGCCCGACCCGTGCTCGAGATGCGGTCGATCAGCAAGACGTTTCCCGGTGTCAAGGCCCTCTCCGAGGTCAACCTGACCGTCGGCGCCGGTGAGGTACACGCCGTCTGCGGTGAGAACGGCGCCGGCAAGTCCACGCTGATGAAGGTACTCAGCGGGGTTTACCCCCACGGCGGCTACCAGGGCGATATCTACTTCGAGGGCGAGCCCTGCCGGTTCCGGGACATCCGGGCCAGCGAGCAGCGCGGCATCGTCATCATCCACCAGGAACTCGCGCTGGTGCCCTACCTGTCCATCGCCGAGAACATCTTCCTCGGCAATGAGCACGCCACCCGGGGCGTCATCAGCTGGCACCGGACGCTGACCCACGCCGCCACACTGATCCGGCAGGTCGGACTCGAGGAGAGCCCGCACACCAGGATCGCCGACCTCGGCGTGGGCAAACAGCAGTTGGTCGAGATCGCCAAGGCGCTCGCCAAGAAGGTCAAGCTGCTCATCCTGGACGAGCCGACGGCCGCCCTGAACGACGAGGACAGCCGCAAGCTGCTCGACCTGATCCTCGAACTCAAGGCCCAGGGCATCTCCTGCATCCTCATCTCGCACAAGCTGAACGAGATCGCCCGGGTTGCCGACGCCGTCACCATCCTGCGCGACGGGCGGACCATCGAGACCATCGCGATCGGTCCAGAGGGCATCTCCGAGGAGCGGATCATCCGTGGCATGGTCGGCCGCGACCTGGAACACCGCTACCCCGAGCGGCAGCCCTACTCGGCACCAGGGGCGGAGATGGGCGAGGTCGCCTTCGAGATCGAGGACTGGAGCGTCCAACATCCGATCGACCACCGGCGCAAGGTGGTCGACGGCGTCTCGCTCAACGTCCGTCGAGGGGAGATCGCCGGCATCGCCGGCCTCATGGGCGCCGGCCGTACCGAACTGGCCATGAGCGTCTTCGGTCGCTCGTACGGACGGTGGACCGGCGGCCGGGTGCGGCTGCACGGCCGAGAGGTCCGTACCCGGACGGTGCCGGAGGCGATCGGGCACGGCATCGCGTACGTGACCGAGGACCGCAAGCAGCTCGGCCTCAACCTCAGCGACGACATCAGTCGGAACATCTCGCTGAGCGCCCTCGGCAAGGTCGCCCGGCGGGGCTGGGTCGACCGGCACGAGGAGGCGCGGATCGCCGAATCGTTCCGGCGGACCATGAACATCAAGGCACCCTCGGTGTTCGCGGAGACCGGCAAGCTCAGCGGCGGCAACCAGCAGAAGGTCGTCCTCAGCAAGTGGATCTTCGCCGAGCCGGAGGTGCTGATCCTCGACGAGCCCACCCGGGGCATCGACATCGGTGCCAAGGCGGAGATCTACACCGTCATCGCCGAACTCGCCGCCCAGGGCAAGACGGTACTCGTCATCTCCTCCGAACTCCCCGAACTCCTGGGCCTGTGCGACCGGATCTACACGATGGCCGAAGGCCGGATCACCGGTGAAGTGAGCCGCGCGGACGCCACCCAGGAATCCCTCATGCGGCTCATGACCATGAGTGCAGCATCCCCCGACAAGCAGGTGTGA
- the chvE gene encoding multiple monosaccharide ABC transporter substrate-binding protein, with protein sequence MRKLSASLVALGLTLSLAACGQSANGAGEGGGGGDAKGGLIGIAMPTKSSERWINDGNNMVHEFQAKGYKTDLQYGDNVVENQVSQVENMITKGAKLLVIAAIDGSSLTNVLQKAADAHVPVISYDRLIRGTGNVDYYATFDNYKVGVLQGSYIVDKLGLKDGKGPFNIELFAGSPDDNNAAFFYNGAMSVLKPYIDDKKLVVQSGQTSLSQIATLRWDGGLAQSRMDNLLSKSYTAARVDAVLSPYDGISIGIISSLKGVGYGAGQPLPVVTGQDGELASVKSIIAGEQTQTVYKDTRQLAKAAVQMGDALLTGGKPEVNDTSQYDNGVKTVPAQLLQPVSVDKENYQKVLVDSGQYTVDQLK encoded by the coding sequence GTGCGGAAGCTTTCAGCGAGCCTTGTCGCCCTGGGCCTGACTCTGTCGCTGGCAGCCTGCGGCCAGAGCGCCAACGGAGCAGGCGAGGGCGGGGGTGGCGGGGATGCCAAAGGCGGCCTCATCGGCATCGCGATGCCGACCAAGTCGTCGGAACGCTGGATCAACGACGGCAACAACATGGTCCACGAGTTCCAGGCCAAGGGTTACAAGACCGACCTCCAGTACGGCGACAACGTCGTGGAGAACCAGGTCTCCCAGGTGGAGAACATGATCACCAAGGGGGCCAAGCTGCTGGTGATCGCCGCCATCGACGGTTCCTCGCTCACCAACGTGCTGCAGAAGGCCGCCGACGCCCACGTCCCGGTCATCTCCTACGACCGGCTGATCCGCGGCACCGGGAACGTCGACTACTACGCGACCTTCGACAACTACAAGGTCGGCGTCCTCCAGGGCAGTTACATCGTCGACAAGCTCGGCCTCAAGGACGGCAAGGGTCCCTTCAACATCGAGCTGTTCGCCGGCTCACCGGACGACAACAACGCCGCGTTCTTCTACAACGGCGCGATGAGCGTCCTCAAGCCGTACATCGACGACAAGAAGCTGGTCGTGCAGAGCGGTCAGACCTCCCTCAGCCAGATCGCCACCCTGCGCTGGGACGGCGGTCTCGCCCAGTCCCGGATGGACAACCTGCTGAGCAAGTCGTACACCGCCGCCCGTGTCGACGCCGTGCTCTCTCCGTACGACGGTATCTCGATCGGCATCATCTCCTCGCTCAAGGGCGTCGGCTACGGCGCCGGCCAGCCGCTGCCCGTCGTCACGGGCCAGGACGGCGAGCTGGCCTCCGTGAAGTCGATCATCGCGGGCGAGCAGACCCAGACCGTCTACAAGGACACCCGCCAACTGGCCAAGGCCGCCGTCCAGATGGGCGACGCGCTGCTGACCGGCGGCAAGCCCGAGGTCAATGACACCAGCCAGTACGACAACGGCGTCAAGACCGTACCGGCGCAGCTGCTCCAGCCGGTCAGCGTCGACAAGGAGAACTACCAGAAGGTCCTGGTGGACAGCGGCCAGTACACCGTCGACCAGCTCAAGTAG
- a CDS encoding substrate-binding domain-containing protein has product MPSRVCSDHRWANNGAGDQPPLQGTSSSGASRHDDRKRLPGLLAACRARRLECAGAGYPAGFRIAELGDVPAVFCASDSTALGPLRARRDSGRSIRGDIGVVGFDEIPEAACFAPPLAAVRQFGELDRRALELLVEELEGGAHTRTRVLISPEMVLRRSAGPAGRLEPAPSDPGLTAASARALRRAGRTLPMPPAVP; this is encoded by the coding sequence GTGCCGTCAAGGGTCTGTTCGGATCACCGTTGGGCCAACAACGGCGCAGGCGATCAGCCGCCTCTGCAGGGCACCTCTTCATCGGGTGCGTCCCGGCATGATGACCGCAAACGGCTTCCGGGGCTTCTGGCGGCTTGTCGAGCGCGACGGCTGGAGTGCGCGGGCGCCGGCTACCCGGCAGGCTTCCGGATCGCCGAACTTGGCGACGTTCCCGCCGTCTTCTGCGCCAGCGACAGCACGGCCCTCGGCCCGCTGCGCGCCCGGCGCGACTCCGGTCGCTCGATCCGGGGCGACATCGGCGTCGTCGGCTTCGACGAGATTCCTGAGGCCGCTTGCTTCGCCCCGCCCCTGGCCGCCGTGCGGCAGTTCGGCGAGCTCGACCGCCGGGCCCTGGAACTGCTCGTCGAGGAGTTGGAGGGCGGCGCGCACACCCGCACCCGCGTGCTGATCTCGCCCGAGATGGTGCTGCGTCGCAGCGCGGGCCCCGCCGGCCGTCTTGAGCCGGCGCCATCGGACCCGGGGCTGACCGCCGCGTCGGCCCGGGCTCTCCGTCGCGCCGGTCGCACTCTGCCTATGCCTCCAGCGGTTCCTTGA
- a CDS encoding acetylxylan esterase: MPLTDLGADELVTYRPALSDPTGFDAFWRKTLAEARSHDGAIKVERATARHLLHTVEVDDVRFPGWNGEPVAAWLLRPRDAAGPLPVVITYMGYGGGRGLPTDHLFWSAAGYAQLVVDSRGQGHDTPDRSVGDGTQWVEGFMTRGIDSPDTYYYRRLITDCVRAVDAVPELAGLDSRRIVVAGGSQGGGLALAVAGLAGDRVAAAMPDVPFLCHFRHAAAMCGDGPYVEIAKYLRWHSRHRVEPAFATLDHFDGVHFARRATAPTVFSVGLMDPVCPPSTVYAAFNHYAGEDRTMTVWPFGDHGGGCGSNPPVQLAWLRERGLAPEL, encoded by the coding sequence ATGCCGCTCACAGACCTCGGCGCGGACGAACTCGTGACCTACCGCCCTGCATTGTCCGATCCGACGGGCTTCGACGCCTTCTGGCGGAAGACCCTCGCCGAAGCCCGGTCGCACGACGGGGCGATCAAGGTGGAACGGGCCACCGCCCGGCACCTGCTCCACACCGTCGAGGTCGACGACGTACGCTTCCCCGGCTGGAACGGTGAACCGGTGGCCGCGTGGCTGCTGCGCCCCCGCGACGCGGCCGGACCGCTGCCGGTCGTCATCACCTACATGGGCTACGGCGGCGGTCGAGGACTGCCCACCGACCACCTGTTCTGGTCCGCTGCGGGATACGCCCAACTCGTCGTCGACAGCCGGGGCCAGGGCCACGACACCCCGGACCGGAGCGTGGGCGACGGCACGCAGTGGGTGGAGGGCTTCATGACCCGCGGCATCGACTCTCCCGACACCTACTACTACCGGCGATTGATCACCGACTGCGTGCGAGCCGTGGACGCGGTCCCGGAGCTGGCGGGACTCGACAGCCGTCGGATCGTGGTGGCCGGAGGCAGCCAGGGCGGCGGTCTGGCGCTCGCCGTCGCCGGTCTCGCCGGGGACCGCGTGGCGGCGGCCATGCCGGACGTCCCCTTCCTGTGTCACTTCCGCCACGCTGCTGCGATGTGCGGGGACGGCCCGTACGTGGAGATCGCCAAGTACCTGCGCTGGCACAGCCGCCACCGCGTGGAGCCGGCCTTCGCCACCCTCGACCACTTCGACGGTGTCCACTTCGCCCGGCGGGCCACCGCGCCGACGGTGTTCAGCGTGGGACTGATGGATCCGGTCTGTCCGCCCTCCACGGTCTACGCAGCCTTCAACCACTACGCGGGCGAGGACCGCACCATGACCGTGTGGCCGTTCGGCGACCACGGCGGCGGCTGCGGCTCCAACCCGCCCGTCCAACTGGCCTGGCTGCGCGAGCGCGGCCTGGCGCCGGAGCTCTGA